In a genomic window of Penaeus chinensis breed Huanghai No. 1 chromosome 30, ASM1920278v2, whole genome shotgun sequence:
- the LOC125041169 gene encoding ubiquitin carboxyl-terminal hydrolase CYLD-like isoform X1, whose amino-acid sequence MCNLHNLNKVCWYTVLRITYVGQQETMESGRRKAHPSGGKGLSEECGVSVGDRVVWLTEEYPELGWVRWTGKQPGLDGSPGWMVGVEFDHPVGNDNHRVNGRQLFDAKMNHASLLPVTSLMKAEDFLGSEALNVEHHSGRNSSGKRPAHLTSKGDNQLGSDISSMTPFHLLAYEQLSASGQRNSDPPPPYSEKEDWEILPHMTYSVQKNMLSSNKETLHDHKSRQRDKGKILNRNLDKKNNKWKSPGTGTRATNVNADVDQNSPIGGFGDNDFPVNPLYHLSLHGIDQLEVVSDGDGSVYETPEGSVEGTEEDLDIGSLVEVVIKEVPRFGVIRWIGTVPGDKKEGRKVAGVEMEDAEDGLSDGTFSGKRYFTCAAGKALFVPLRMCHRDSRFLESISSNPRASLGSSSRAFGSMDCQPVGGSVPPLSTPEEVRAMFGKNRGIQGHQNSCYLDATLFSMFAFTSVFDNLLFRPPTPQDIKEYNEVQRVLREEIVNPLRANLFVRADRIMKLRTMLDHLSSVRGLTTEEKDPEEFLHSLLAQILQAEPLLQLSSGQEAYHYQLFVDKDEKLNLPSVQTLFDQSFLTSDIKLKQVPSCLIIQMPRFGKDYKMYPRILPSMVLDVTDVIEDSPRQCIICGKLAEYECRECFGQCGSGLESIAFCAKCMDKVHSHKKRGSHGSTRKLKVPPDFQMLADHCGSIPRVYMELFAVVCIETSHYVAFTRCGSGADATWCFFDSMADRKGEQHGYNIPTVVECGDLMQWVGEEGSQMLHAVTDNKALPDLPRRLLCDAYMCFYQSPKVMMYR is encoded by the exons ACTTATGTAGGACAGCAAGAAACAATGGAAAGTGGGCGTCGCAAAGCACATCCCAGCGGAGGCaaag GTTTAAGTGAGGAGTGTGGAGTTAGTGTTGGAGACCGTGTCGTGTGGTTAACTGAGGAGTATCCTGAGCTGGGTTGGGTGCGCTGGACAGGGAAACAACCAGGCTTAGATGGCAGCCCGGGTTGGATGGTTGGAGTGGAGTTT GACCATCCAGTAGGTAACGACAACCACAGAGTCAATGGCCGTCAGCTCTTTGATGCCAAAATGAACCATGCATCTTTATTGCCTGTCACAAGTCTAATGAAGGCTGAAGATTTTCTAGGTTCTGAAGCCCTTAACGTGGAACACCACAGTGGACGTAACTCTAGTGGGAAAAGACCTGCTCACCTCACCTCAAAG GGAGATAATCAGTTGGGAAGTGACATCTCCAGCATGACACCATTCCACCTCCTGGCCTACGAGCAACTCTCTGCATCCGGCCAGCGCAACTCTGACCCGCCACCACCTTACTCTGAGAAGGAAGACTGGGAAATCCTGCCGCACATGACCTATTCTGTGCAGAAAAATATGTTATCCAGCAATAAG GAAACCCTCCATGACCACAAATCCCGCCAGAGGGACAAGGGCAAGATCCTGAACCGAAACCtagacaagaaaaacaacaagtgGAAGTCTCCTGGCACGGGCACAAGGGCCACTAATGTCAACGCCGACGTGGACCAGAATTCTCCGATTGGGGGCTTCGGCGATAACGACTTCCCTGTGAACCCCCTCTACCATTTGTCACTTCATG GAATTGACCAGTTGGAAGTTGTGTCAGACGGCGATGGAAGTGTGTATGAGACCCCAGAGGGTAGTGTAGAAGGTACGGAAGAGGATCTCGACATTGGGTCGCTGGTAGAGGTCGTCATTAAGGAGGTCCCAAG GTTTGGTGTCATACGTTGGATTGGCACTGTGCCAGGAGACAAAAAAGAGGGGCGGAAAGTTGCTGGAGTGGAAATG gAAGATGCTGAGGATGGCTTGTCAGATGGAACATTCAGCGGAAAGCGGTATTTCACGTGTGCAGCTGGGAAGGCGTTATTTGTCCCACTGCGCATGTGCCATAGGGACAGCCGCTTCCTGGAGTCCATATCGTCCAATCCAAGAGCCAGTCTTG GGTCCTCATCCAGAG CTTTTGGCAGTATGGATTGTCAACCAGTAGGTGGGAGTGTTCCACCCTTGTCAACACCAGAAGAAGTGCGAGCGATGTTTGGCAAGAACCGAGGCATTCAAGGTCACCAGAATTCATGTTATCTTGATGCCACACTCTTCAGCATGTTTGCATTTACCAG TGTTTTTGACAACCTGCTGTTCCGACCTCCAACGCCTCAGGACATAAAAGAATATAATGAGGTCCAAAGAGTGTTGAGGGAAGAAATTGTGAATCCTTTAAGAGCAAATCTCTTTGTGCGTGCTGATAGAATTATGAAGCTGCGTACAATGCTTGACCATCTTTCCTCTGTACGAGGCCTGACCACAGAAGAAAAAG ACCCGGAGGAGTTTCTGCATTCCCTTCTTGCACAGATCTTGCAGGCTGAGCCACTGTTACAGCTCTCCTCAGGACAAGAAGCATACCACTACCAACTCTTTGTGGATAAGGATGAGAAGCTGAACCTGCCATCAGTTCAGACACTGTTTGATCAGTCCTTTCTTACCTCAGACATCAAGTTGAAGCAA GTTCCGTCCTGTTTAATAATCCAGATGCCAAGGTTTGGAAAGGATTACAAGATGTACCCAAGAATATTACCTTCCATGGTTTTAgatgttactgatgttattgaaGATT CACCTCGCCAATGTATCATCTGTGGGAAGCTTGCAGAATATGAGTGTCGAGAGTGCTTTGGCCAGTGTGGGTCAGGTCTGGAGAGTATCGCGTTCTGTGCCAAATGCATGGACAAG GTTCACAGCCATAAGAAAAGGGGAAGTCATGGATCAACCCGAAAACTGAAAGTGCCCCCAGACTTCCAG ATGTTAGCAGACCACTGTGGATCCATTCCGAGAGTGTACATGGAGCTCTTTGCCGTAGTGTGCATTGAGACATCGCACTATGTGGCTTTCACGCGGTGTGGTTCAGGTGCTGATGCCACTTGGTGCTTCTTTGACTCCATGGCTGACAGGAAAG GAGAACAACACGGCTACAACATCCCAACAGTAGTAGAATGTGGAGACCTCATGcagtgggtgggagaggaaggcagCCAGATGCTCCACGCTGTCACTGACAACAAAGCCCTGCCTGACCTCCCCCGACGCCTACTCTGCGATGCGTACATGTGCTTCTATCAGAGTCCCAAAGTCATGATGTATAGATAA
- the LOC125041169 gene encoding ubiquitin carboxyl-terminal hydrolase CYLD-like isoform X3, translated as MCNLHNLNKVCWYTVLRITYVGQQETMESGRRKAHPSGGKGLSEECGVSVGDRVVWLTEEYPELGWVRWTGKQPGLDGSPGWMVGVEFDHPVGNDNHRVNGRQLFDAKMNHASLLPVTSLMKAEDFLGSEALNVEHHSGRNSSGKRPAHLTSKGDNQLGSDISSMTPFHLLAYEQLSASGQRNSDPPPPYSEKEDWEILPHMTYSVQKNMLSSNKETLHDHKSRQRDKGKILNRNLDKKNNKWKSPGTGTRATNVNADVDQNSPIGGFGDNDFPVNPLYHLSLHGIDQLEVVSDGDGSVYETPEGSVEGTEEDLDIGSLVEVVIKEVPRFGVIRWIGTVPGDKKEGRKVAGVEMEDAEDGLSDGTFSGKRYFTCAAGKALFVPLRMCHRDSRFLESISSNPRASLAFGSMDCQPVGGSVPPLSTPEEVRAMFGKNRGIQGHQNSCYLDATLFSMFAFTSVFDNLLFRPPTPQDIKEYNEVQRVLREEIVNPLRANLFVRADRIMKLRTMLDHLSSVRGLTTEEKDPEEFLHSLLAQILQAEPLLQLSSGQEAYHYQLFVDKDEKLNLPSVQTLFDQSFLTSDIKLKQVPSCLIIQMPRFGKDYKMYPRILPSMVLDVTDVIEDSPRQCIICGKLAEYECRECFGQCGSGLESIAFCAKCMDKVHSHKKRGSHGSTRKLKVPPDFQMLADHCGSIPRVYMELFAVVCIETSHYVAFTRCGSGADATWCFFDSMADRKGEQHGYNIPTVVECGDLMQWVGEEGSQMLHAVTDNKALPDLPRRLLCDAYMCFYQSPKVMMYR; from the exons ACTTATGTAGGACAGCAAGAAACAATGGAAAGTGGGCGTCGCAAAGCACATCCCAGCGGAGGCaaag GTTTAAGTGAGGAGTGTGGAGTTAGTGTTGGAGACCGTGTCGTGTGGTTAACTGAGGAGTATCCTGAGCTGGGTTGGGTGCGCTGGACAGGGAAACAACCAGGCTTAGATGGCAGCCCGGGTTGGATGGTTGGAGTGGAGTTT GACCATCCAGTAGGTAACGACAACCACAGAGTCAATGGCCGTCAGCTCTTTGATGCCAAAATGAACCATGCATCTTTATTGCCTGTCACAAGTCTAATGAAGGCTGAAGATTTTCTAGGTTCTGAAGCCCTTAACGTGGAACACCACAGTGGACGTAACTCTAGTGGGAAAAGACCTGCTCACCTCACCTCAAAG GGAGATAATCAGTTGGGAAGTGACATCTCCAGCATGACACCATTCCACCTCCTGGCCTACGAGCAACTCTCTGCATCCGGCCAGCGCAACTCTGACCCGCCACCACCTTACTCTGAGAAGGAAGACTGGGAAATCCTGCCGCACATGACCTATTCTGTGCAGAAAAATATGTTATCCAGCAATAAG GAAACCCTCCATGACCACAAATCCCGCCAGAGGGACAAGGGCAAGATCCTGAACCGAAACCtagacaagaaaaacaacaagtgGAAGTCTCCTGGCACGGGCACAAGGGCCACTAATGTCAACGCCGACGTGGACCAGAATTCTCCGATTGGGGGCTTCGGCGATAACGACTTCCCTGTGAACCCCCTCTACCATTTGTCACTTCATG GAATTGACCAGTTGGAAGTTGTGTCAGACGGCGATGGAAGTGTGTATGAGACCCCAGAGGGTAGTGTAGAAGGTACGGAAGAGGATCTCGACATTGGGTCGCTGGTAGAGGTCGTCATTAAGGAGGTCCCAAG GTTTGGTGTCATACGTTGGATTGGCACTGTGCCAGGAGACAAAAAAGAGGGGCGGAAAGTTGCTGGAGTGGAAATG gAAGATGCTGAGGATGGCTTGTCAGATGGAACATTCAGCGGAAAGCGGTATTTCACGTGTGCAGCTGGGAAGGCGTTATTTGTCCCACTGCGCATGTGCCATAGGGACAGCCGCTTCCTGGAGTCCATATCGTCCAATCCAAGAGCCAGTCTTG CTTTTGGCAGTATGGATTGTCAACCAGTAGGTGGGAGTGTTCCACCCTTGTCAACACCAGAAGAAGTGCGAGCGATGTTTGGCAAGAACCGAGGCATTCAAGGTCACCAGAATTCATGTTATCTTGATGCCACACTCTTCAGCATGTTTGCATTTACCAG TGTTTTTGACAACCTGCTGTTCCGACCTCCAACGCCTCAGGACATAAAAGAATATAATGAGGTCCAAAGAGTGTTGAGGGAAGAAATTGTGAATCCTTTAAGAGCAAATCTCTTTGTGCGTGCTGATAGAATTATGAAGCTGCGTACAATGCTTGACCATCTTTCCTCTGTACGAGGCCTGACCACAGAAGAAAAAG ACCCGGAGGAGTTTCTGCATTCCCTTCTTGCACAGATCTTGCAGGCTGAGCCACTGTTACAGCTCTCCTCAGGACAAGAAGCATACCACTACCAACTCTTTGTGGATAAGGATGAGAAGCTGAACCTGCCATCAGTTCAGACACTGTTTGATCAGTCCTTTCTTACCTCAGACATCAAGTTGAAGCAA GTTCCGTCCTGTTTAATAATCCAGATGCCAAGGTTTGGAAAGGATTACAAGATGTACCCAAGAATATTACCTTCCATGGTTTTAgatgttactgatgttattgaaGATT CACCTCGCCAATGTATCATCTGTGGGAAGCTTGCAGAATATGAGTGTCGAGAGTGCTTTGGCCAGTGTGGGTCAGGTCTGGAGAGTATCGCGTTCTGTGCCAAATGCATGGACAAG GTTCACAGCCATAAGAAAAGGGGAAGTCATGGATCAACCCGAAAACTGAAAGTGCCCCCAGACTTCCAG ATGTTAGCAGACCACTGTGGATCCATTCCGAGAGTGTACATGGAGCTCTTTGCCGTAGTGTGCATTGAGACATCGCACTATGTGGCTTTCACGCGGTGTGGTTCAGGTGCTGATGCCACTTGGTGCTTCTTTGACTCCATGGCTGACAGGAAAG GAGAACAACACGGCTACAACATCCCAACAGTAGTAGAATGTGGAGACCTCATGcagtgggtgggagaggaaggcagCCAGATGCTCCACGCTGTCACTGACAACAAAGCCCTGCCTGACCTCCCCCGACGCCTACTCTGCGATGCGTACATGTGCTTCTATCAGAGTCCCAAAGTCATGATGTATAGATAA
- the LOC125041169 gene encoding ubiquitin carboxyl-terminal hydrolase CYLD-like isoform X4, with the protein MESGRRKAHPSGGKGLSEECGVSVGDRVVWLTEEYPELGWVRWTGKQPGLDGSPGWMVGVEFDHPVGNDNHRVNGRQLFDAKMNHASLLPVTSLMKAEDFLGSEALNVEHHSGRNSSGKRPAHLTSKGDNQLGSDISSMTPFHLLAYEQLSASGQRNSDPPPPYSEKEDWEILPHMTYSVQKNMLSSNKETLHDHKSRQRDKGKILNRNLDKKNNKWKSPGTGTRATNVNADVDQNSPIGGFGDNDFPVNPLYHLSLHGIDQLEVVSDGDGSVYETPEGSVEGTEEDLDIGSLVEVVIKEVPRFGVIRWIGTVPGDKKEGRKVAGVEMEDAEDGLSDGTFSGKRYFTCAAGKALFVPLRMCHRDSRFLESISSNPRASLGSSSRAFGSMDCQPVGGSVPPLSTPEEVRAMFGKNRGIQGHQNSCYLDATLFSMFAFTSVFDNLLFRPPTPQDIKEYNEVQRVLREEIVNPLRANLFVRADRIMKLRTMLDHLSSVRGLTTEEKDPEEFLHSLLAQILQAEPLLQLSSGQEAYHYQLFVDKDEKLNLPSVQTLFDQSFLTSDIKLKQVPSCLIIQMPRFGKDYKMYPRILPSMVLDVTDVIEDSPRQCIICGKLAEYECRECFGQCGSGLESIAFCAKCMDKVHSHKKRGSHGSTRKLKVPPDFQMLADHCGSIPRVYMELFAVVCIETSHYVAFTRCGSGADATWCFFDSMADRKGEQHGYNIPTVVECGDLMQWVGEEGSQMLHAVTDNKALPDLPRRLLCDAYMCFYQSPKVMMYR; encoded by the exons ATGGAAAGTGGGCGTCGCAAAGCACATCCCAGCGGAGGCaaag GTTTAAGTGAGGAGTGTGGAGTTAGTGTTGGAGACCGTGTCGTGTGGTTAACTGAGGAGTATCCTGAGCTGGGTTGGGTGCGCTGGACAGGGAAACAACCAGGCTTAGATGGCAGCCCGGGTTGGATGGTTGGAGTGGAGTTT GACCATCCAGTAGGTAACGACAACCACAGAGTCAATGGCCGTCAGCTCTTTGATGCCAAAATGAACCATGCATCTTTATTGCCTGTCACAAGTCTAATGAAGGCTGAAGATTTTCTAGGTTCTGAAGCCCTTAACGTGGAACACCACAGTGGACGTAACTCTAGTGGGAAAAGACCTGCTCACCTCACCTCAAAG GGAGATAATCAGTTGGGAAGTGACATCTCCAGCATGACACCATTCCACCTCCTGGCCTACGAGCAACTCTCTGCATCCGGCCAGCGCAACTCTGACCCGCCACCACCTTACTCTGAGAAGGAAGACTGGGAAATCCTGCCGCACATGACCTATTCTGTGCAGAAAAATATGTTATCCAGCAATAAG GAAACCCTCCATGACCACAAATCCCGCCAGAGGGACAAGGGCAAGATCCTGAACCGAAACCtagacaagaaaaacaacaagtgGAAGTCTCCTGGCACGGGCACAAGGGCCACTAATGTCAACGCCGACGTGGACCAGAATTCTCCGATTGGGGGCTTCGGCGATAACGACTTCCCTGTGAACCCCCTCTACCATTTGTCACTTCATG GAATTGACCAGTTGGAAGTTGTGTCAGACGGCGATGGAAGTGTGTATGAGACCCCAGAGGGTAGTGTAGAAGGTACGGAAGAGGATCTCGACATTGGGTCGCTGGTAGAGGTCGTCATTAAGGAGGTCCCAAG GTTTGGTGTCATACGTTGGATTGGCACTGTGCCAGGAGACAAAAAAGAGGGGCGGAAAGTTGCTGGAGTGGAAATG gAAGATGCTGAGGATGGCTTGTCAGATGGAACATTCAGCGGAAAGCGGTATTTCACGTGTGCAGCTGGGAAGGCGTTATTTGTCCCACTGCGCATGTGCCATAGGGACAGCCGCTTCCTGGAGTCCATATCGTCCAATCCAAGAGCCAGTCTTG GGTCCTCATCCAGAG CTTTTGGCAGTATGGATTGTCAACCAGTAGGTGGGAGTGTTCCACCCTTGTCAACACCAGAAGAAGTGCGAGCGATGTTTGGCAAGAACCGAGGCATTCAAGGTCACCAGAATTCATGTTATCTTGATGCCACACTCTTCAGCATGTTTGCATTTACCAG TGTTTTTGACAACCTGCTGTTCCGACCTCCAACGCCTCAGGACATAAAAGAATATAATGAGGTCCAAAGAGTGTTGAGGGAAGAAATTGTGAATCCTTTAAGAGCAAATCTCTTTGTGCGTGCTGATAGAATTATGAAGCTGCGTACAATGCTTGACCATCTTTCCTCTGTACGAGGCCTGACCACAGAAGAAAAAG ACCCGGAGGAGTTTCTGCATTCCCTTCTTGCACAGATCTTGCAGGCTGAGCCACTGTTACAGCTCTCCTCAGGACAAGAAGCATACCACTACCAACTCTTTGTGGATAAGGATGAGAAGCTGAACCTGCCATCAGTTCAGACACTGTTTGATCAGTCCTTTCTTACCTCAGACATCAAGTTGAAGCAA GTTCCGTCCTGTTTAATAATCCAGATGCCAAGGTTTGGAAAGGATTACAAGATGTACCCAAGAATATTACCTTCCATGGTTTTAgatgttactgatgttattgaaGATT CACCTCGCCAATGTATCATCTGTGGGAAGCTTGCAGAATATGAGTGTCGAGAGTGCTTTGGCCAGTGTGGGTCAGGTCTGGAGAGTATCGCGTTCTGTGCCAAATGCATGGACAAG GTTCACAGCCATAAGAAAAGGGGAAGTCATGGATCAACCCGAAAACTGAAAGTGCCCCCAGACTTCCAG ATGTTAGCAGACCACTGTGGATCCATTCCGAGAGTGTACATGGAGCTCTTTGCCGTAGTGTGCATTGAGACATCGCACTATGTGGCTTTCACGCGGTGTGGTTCAGGTGCTGATGCCACTTGGTGCTTCTTTGACTCCATGGCTGACAGGAAAG GAGAACAACACGGCTACAACATCCCAACAGTAGTAGAATGTGGAGACCTCATGcagtgggtgggagaggaaggcagCCAGATGCTCCACGCTGTCACTGACAACAAAGCCCTGCCTGACCTCCCCCGACGCCTACTCTGCGATGCGTACATGTGCTTCTATCAGAGTCCCAAAGTCATGATGTATAGATAA
- the LOC125041169 gene encoding ubiquitin carboxyl-terminal hydrolase CYLD-like isoform X5, whose amino-acid sequence MNHASLLPVTSLMKAEDFLGSEALNVEHHSGRNSSGKRPAHLTSKGDNQLGSDISSMTPFHLLAYEQLSASGQRNSDPPPPYSEKEDWEILPHMTYSVQKNMLSSNKETLHDHKSRQRDKGKILNRNLDKKNNKWKSPGTGTRATNVNADVDQNSPIGGFGDNDFPVNPLYHLSLHGIDQLEVVSDGDGSVYETPEGSVEGTEEDLDIGSLVEVVIKEVPRFGVIRWIGTVPGDKKEGRKVAGVEMEDAEDGLSDGTFSGKRYFTCAAGKALFVPLRMCHRDSRFLESISSNPRASLGSSSRAFGSMDCQPVGGSVPPLSTPEEVRAMFGKNRGIQGHQNSCYLDATLFSMFAFTSVFDNLLFRPPTPQDIKEYNEVQRVLREEIVNPLRANLFVRADRIMKLRTMLDHLSSVRGLTTEEKDPEEFLHSLLAQILQAEPLLQLSSGQEAYHYQLFVDKDEKLNLPSVQTLFDQSFLTSDIKLKQVPSCLIIQMPRFGKDYKMYPRILPSMVLDVTDVIEDSPRQCIICGKLAEYECRECFGQCGSGLESIAFCAKCMDKVHSHKKRGSHGSTRKLKVPPDFQMLADHCGSIPRVYMELFAVVCIETSHYVAFTRCGSGADATWCFFDSMADRKGEQHGYNIPTVVECGDLMQWVGEEGSQMLHAVTDNKALPDLPRRLLCDAYMCFYQSPKVMMYR is encoded by the exons ATGAACCATGCATCTTTATTGCCTGTCACAAGTCTAATGAAGGCTGAAGATTTTCTAGGTTCTGAAGCCCTTAACGTGGAACACCACAGTGGACGTAACTCTAGTGGGAAAAGACCTGCTCACCTCACCTCAAAG GGAGATAATCAGTTGGGAAGTGACATCTCCAGCATGACACCATTCCACCTCCTGGCCTACGAGCAACTCTCTGCATCCGGCCAGCGCAACTCTGACCCGCCACCACCTTACTCTGAGAAGGAAGACTGGGAAATCCTGCCGCACATGACCTATTCTGTGCAGAAAAATATGTTATCCAGCAATAAG GAAACCCTCCATGACCACAAATCCCGCCAGAGGGACAAGGGCAAGATCCTGAACCGAAACCtagacaagaaaaacaacaagtgGAAGTCTCCTGGCACGGGCACAAGGGCCACTAATGTCAACGCCGACGTGGACCAGAATTCTCCGATTGGGGGCTTCGGCGATAACGACTTCCCTGTGAACCCCCTCTACCATTTGTCACTTCATG GAATTGACCAGTTGGAAGTTGTGTCAGACGGCGATGGAAGTGTGTATGAGACCCCAGAGGGTAGTGTAGAAGGTACGGAAGAGGATCTCGACATTGGGTCGCTGGTAGAGGTCGTCATTAAGGAGGTCCCAAG GTTTGGTGTCATACGTTGGATTGGCACTGTGCCAGGAGACAAAAAAGAGGGGCGGAAAGTTGCTGGAGTGGAAATG gAAGATGCTGAGGATGGCTTGTCAGATGGAACATTCAGCGGAAAGCGGTATTTCACGTGTGCAGCTGGGAAGGCGTTATTTGTCCCACTGCGCATGTGCCATAGGGACAGCCGCTTCCTGGAGTCCATATCGTCCAATCCAAGAGCCAGTCTTG GGTCCTCATCCAGAG CTTTTGGCAGTATGGATTGTCAACCAGTAGGTGGGAGTGTTCCACCCTTGTCAACACCAGAAGAAGTGCGAGCGATGTTTGGCAAGAACCGAGGCATTCAAGGTCACCAGAATTCATGTTATCTTGATGCCACACTCTTCAGCATGTTTGCATTTACCAG TGTTTTTGACAACCTGCTGTTCCGACCTCCAACGCCTCAGGACATAAAAGAATATAATGAGGTCCAAAGAGTGTTGAGGGAAGAAATTGTGAATCCTTTAAGAGCAAATCTCTTTGTGCGTGCTGATAGAATTATGAAGCTGCGTACAATGCTTGACCATCTTTCCTCTGTACGAGGCCTGACCACAGAAGAAAAAG ACCCGGAGGAGTTTCTGCATTCCCTTCTTGCACAGATCTTGCAGGCTGAGCCACTGTTACAGCTCTCCTCAGGACAAGAAGCATACCACTACCAACTCTTTGTGGATAAGGATGAGAAGCTGAACCTGCCATCAGTTCAGACACTGTTTGATCAGTCCTTTCTTACCTCAGACATCAAGTTGAAGCAA GTTCCGTCCTGTTTAATAATCCAGATGCCAAGGTTTGGAAAGGATTACAAGATGTACCCAAGAATATTACCTTCCATGGTTTTAgatgttactgatgttattgaaGATT CACCTCGCCAATGTATCATCTGTGGGAAGCTTGCAGAATATGAGTGTCGAGAGTGCTTTGGCCAGTGTGGGTCAGGTCTGGAGAGTATCGCGTTCTGTGCCAAATGCATGGACAAG GTTCACAGCCATAAGAAAAGGGGAAGTCATGGATCAACCCGAAAACTGAAAGTGCCCCCAGACTTCCAG ATGTTAGCAGACCACTGTGGATCCATTCCGAGAGTGTACATGGAGCTCTTTGCCGTAGTGTGCATTGAGACATCGCACTATGTGGCTTTCACGCGGTGTGGTTCAGGTGCTGATGCCACTTGGTGCTTCTTTGACTCCATGGCTGACAGGAAAG GAGAACAACACGGCTACAACATCCCAACAGTAGTAGAATGTGGAGACCTCATGcagtgggtgggagaggaaggcagCCAGATGCTCCACGCTGTCACTGACAACAAAGCCCTGCCTGACCTCCCCCGACGCCTACTCTGCGATGCGTACATGTGCTTCTATCAGAGTCCCAAAGTCATGATGTATAGATAA